The Nerophis lumbriciformis linkage group LG27, RoL_Nlum_v2.1, whole genome shotgun sequence genome contains the following window.
TAGAATTAATTATACTTTTAGAATGATATATTTTGGGGGATTACACTAATGTGCTTTGTCATCTATGACACATCTTGGACATTATGTTTAGATAGTTTATATTGCTTTTAGCATCTTCAGTGTACAAAATGTATCCTTTGACGGAAAGAGTTTGGACACCCCCAAATATCCTTAATTATTCAAAGTCATCTGCTGTCCTTAAAAAAGCCTTTGGAGCTGCTGCTCTCTTTAATGGTGACAGTCAGGAAGTTAGCGGTCACGTCCGTCACGAGGACATGTTCCATGCTGCACAGAGCAGGCCGCCAGGTCTCTTGGTCCGAGTCGTGGTCAAGCCGGGTTGGAGAAGGCCTGTCCGGGAAGTGAGGTTTCTCCACGGGTGGGAACTGCTGCTTGGAGAGGCCGAGTGCCATGCAGGTCTTAGTCCTGTGTGGGTCACTGCTGTGCGAGTCTGAGTAAAGCTGCTTGAAGGATCCCCCCGCTGTCATTCCCCGGTGATgtgaatggtggtggtagtgATTATGTCGATGGTGTTTATGACAATGGTTCTTCTTGTATTGGTGGTAAACCAACCTCATATCGTCACTATTGTGAAGTTTTAGCAGTTTGTGAGAGCTCTGGCTTGCATGGTCCTTGTTTTTTCTCTCAGGGAGCTTTTGTTTTAGGCCTCTCCTTCTGGCTGTAAGGCCTCCAGTGTTGGTTTGCCGCAGGGCTTGCTGATGGTGCTCATAGGCCAGTTCTGGTGGTCCTAAATGCACACAGTCTCCTCCATTAACAGTGCTTGATGGGAAAATGGTGGGAACGACAGCTTGCAGGCCCTCTCTGGTCCTCGGGGCTACGACAGGCTCTGGGGTGGGGTAGGTGATGTGCATGCCTCGCACTGACTCACTACGGAACTCATGAGGCTTGACGCCGCTTTTAGCCTGGGCCTGTTCCAAAATGATGCAAATAAGAAAGAAAACCATTAGTAACACAAGTATCCCGAAATGTTAAGTTTTTGTTCCCTCCAATAAACACTTCCTCGTGTTTGAGCGGCATGCCtaacattttagtttttagtaaaaaaaaaaaaaaaagtagaacatTTAACCCATGAGAacactactgcttgtcccttatgcGTCAAAATGGTTCCTATGCAGCTTTGAGCTTGACCTCATTTAGGAAACATTTGTTGAGGTCATGTGACCGGAAAAGTCAGATAAAGCAGCTAATTTCCAAAAAGCTTatttttttgccatttaaaaattatttttaaagccATTTAACAATTATACTGACTTTGCtattttagtgctgtcaaattataaagaaaaaaaagaaatctgaTTAATCCCACTTTTGAATTTACCCGTAGAACtcgtcacaggttattactcgcttgcataatttaactTGAAACAGACCCTAATATTTGGACAGCAatacaattgtattgttttatttgcaTTGACCTGTAtaactgaccgtataacaacttTTTAGATAACCATCTGCAGTTAAAATAACGTCTGTGAATAatctgcatacatacatacatatatatacacacatatactgtatatatatatatatatatatatatacacatatacaaacatacatacatacatactgtacatacatacatacatatatatatatatatacatacatacatacatacatatacatacacacacacacatacatgattATGCAATATTTTGTGGTTAATTGCATGAGTTAACTATTCAACGCTACAAAAATATTGTAATGGAAAGTCTGGTGTgagatatttgtaagaaacaatAATAAGTCACCAAATAAATGTCACTTTTTCAGTTATTTTGAATACATATCTGTTAACAGGTTTGTGATTCTAAGTACAAGAAAttaagaggttttttttttccaaataaggcATAGGCTATATTAACCATGCATTTTGACATAAATAAGTTGTGTCCACGGTTATTTTCACTTCAGTCACAAACAGGCTGAGACCTTACATTTGCAACACAGGCGACTTGAAAGCTTGAAAAGTGCAATTAAGTGCAGTCACAGAGCTATAAAACGGACAATTAGACGACCAAGTTCCTTTCGGGACCGAGCGTTCACCTCTGAACTTCCCCTGACCCTGCTCACCACACAACAACAAGATAAACCTTTCAGTCAACTCACATTGCAGTTGGAGTAACTACATCTAATGATTTTAAagttatattattactttttacatGTCTTGATGGCCTTGTGTCTTCTTAACTATCTGACCTATCTGAGGTCCTCTGGCCCAGGCCTTTTATCATTCCCAAATACTAGAACAAAGACTTACGATGAGGTGAGGCGGCATTTAGCCACTAGGATAGGATATAGACTTTTaatccacaatggggaaattaggttgctgtgcagatacaaaaagtccacacaaataagaataaaaacatgaaaacagagggaaacattaaagattAAAAGGGACATAACAGACATTAAACACAGAACAAATGCAACCAACTGCCACTTCAGCAACACCATttatacatacagctacaaaagtgaaACACCCCCACTTGTCAAACAGCCTGCTTGAGAGCCTGAGGACTGCAGAGATAGTTCAGCTTCTTTTTTATACAAAAGGTTAAATACACACCTTTTCAAtaaggctttttactgatcatgttaaactcttcaaatattttatattttttatcgttttattttctattgtatttagtgctattattactactattattctctcaatgttatgtttttattaatgtactatttatattatataatggagaaaaatctgtgcacacggaccattaaaatcatggcattaaaactaaaaaataaagacaacttcggattgttttctttgtctgactttggccaaaaataaaacaaacacattctgaaaatattacaataaaaatacagaaaaaaataccggcagcggtaaagtttaggtcaatgaaggaaagaagaaagtgaatgaatgtttataactgaatacatttacatatgcataaaaattcctagcgccaacactgatggagtattggtgcgtgcaaaacagcagcaggttctaatactaatccatccatccatccatccattttctaccccttgtcccgttcggggtcgcggggggtgctggagcctatctcagctgcattcgggcggtaggcggggtacagcctggacaagtcaccacctcatcacagggccaacacagataggcagacaacattcacacactagggaccatttaatgttgccaatcaacctatccccaggtcaggggtcggcaacccgcggctccggagccgcatgcggctctttgatcactctgatgcggctcagcagcttacttgctcaaccccccgattttcccgtgagacttccggatttcagtttctctcgcagaaaactcccccgggattaatattcaccgattttcacccttacagctataataaggttGTACCATGATAGTACAACATTTGGCGACTTCTACAATTTATATTAACATCGTGCGAGCCCAACACTTGttgtacaatatacatcttcggcttccgcacgtacgtgacagcaaggcatacttgctcaacagccacatagGTTACACtgacactgacggtgaccatataaaacaactttaacactcttactaataatgcgccacactttgaaccaaaaccaaacaagaatgacaaacacatttcgggagaacatctgcaccttaacacaacataaacacaacagaacaaacacccagaatcccatacagccctgactcttccgggctatattatacacccctgctaccaccaaaccccgcacccaccccaaccctgctccctcacacatcaaaccccccctctctctctgtgcgtcggttgaggtgggcggggtttggtagcgggggtgtataatgtatcccggaagagttagggctgcatgggattctgggtatttgtcctgttgtgtttatgttgtgttaaggtgcagatgttctcccgaaatgtgtttgtcattcttgtttggtgtgggttcacagtgtggagcattattagtaagagtgttaaaaaatgttttataccgccaccgtcagtgtaacctgtgtagttgttgaccaagtatgcgttgcggtcacctacgtgagcaagcaaaaGCCACATACAACGTGAGGCTGATCAGACACGCTGTttatagtgggtgctatatgctgtaccaacaCGGTAcgtatgacgctgacaagcgccattcagttaa
Protein-coding sequences here:
- the cbx8b gene encoding chromobox protein homolog 8b, which codes for MELSAVGERVFAAEFILKRRIRKGRIEYLVKWKGWSPKYSTWEPEENILDSRLFAAFEQRERERELSGPKKRGPKPKTFLLKAQAKSGVKPHEFRSESVRGMHITYPTPEPVVAPRTREGLQAVVPTIFPSSTVNGGDCVHLGPPELAYEHHQQALRQTNTGGLTARRRGLKQKLPERKNKDHASQSSHKLLKLHNSDDMRLVYHQYKKNHCHKHHRHNHYHHHSHHRGMTAGGSFKQLYSDSHSSDPHRTKTCMALGLSKQQFPPVEKPHFPDRPSPTRLDHDSDQETWRPALCSMEHVLVTDVTANFLTVTIKESSSSKGFFKDSR